From a region of the Lactuca sativa cultivar Salinas chromosome 4, Lsat_Salinas_v11, whole genome shotgun sequence genome:
- the LOC111889060 gene encoding extensin-like — MLPPLSPSAVTTTITRHYHYPAHYLTTTHYHNHNQHPSPLATYPYSPPTSNTCHHHYHHSSPPLPSRYPLPPPYPSPSTSSYHHHHYLSKLPPPPPICHQKPSSPPATTTPTTITSTRYHYQQPSPPSPPPATTTNQNITNYPPITITITTITITTPPSTIRLTN, encoded by the coding sequence ATGCTACCACCACTATCACCATCAGctgtcaccaccaccatcacccgcCACTACCACTACCCCGCCCATTACCTCACCACCACCCATTACCAcaaccacaaccaacacccatcaCCACTAGCCACCTACCCATATTCACCACCTACTTCCAACACCTGCCATCACCACTACCACCACTCgtcaccaccactaccatcacGATACCCGCTACCACCACCCTACCCATCCCCATCAACATCATCctatcaccaccaccactacctatCAAAattaccacctccaccacccatctGTCACCAGAAACCATCTTcaccacctgccaccaccaccCCCACAACCATTACCTCCACCCGCTACCACTACCAACAACCAtccccaccatcaccaccaccagccACCACTACTAACCAAAACATAACCAACTACCcacccatcaccatcaccatcaccaccatcaccataaCCACCCCACCCTCCACCATAAGGCTTACGAATTAG